From Phalacrocorax carbo chromosome 25, bPhaCar2.1, whole genome shotgun sequence:
GGGAGTTACAAGCTGTCCTGCCCCGGAGAGACGCAGGATAGCAAAGATCTGGGACTTGGCTGGGAAGGGAGGATGGGGCGGGAGGAGCAAGGATCTGTTCCTGCAAGGCTCCAGTGACCATGTGCTGTCGTTTCCCACCCAGCATCCCCACCATGCTCTCAGTCCACTCTGAGCAGCTGAACAAGGTTGGCTTCCCCACTGTGCATGCcgtggtgctgctggaggggaccATGAACCTCACGGGAGAGACCCAGCCGCTGGTGGAGCAGCTGATGATGGTGAAGAGGATGCAGGTACAGAAGTGGCATCTTGTTCTCCTGCtcagggtgggctgggggctgtgggacCAGGGCCTCGCCgcagctctgtgctgtgcaCCTCCCTGTGTTGATCCTGGTCCAAGGGCATGGGcgcagctgcagggagcagcgTGAGCCCATCAACACCTTCGCAGGGGGTTCAGGGTTTGGCTGTGGTTGGGGGAGTCACTTTATTGCCTTTCCAGCACTGGAGGGTTTTGTCTGTGTGCCCTGCAGCATATCCCCTCCCCGCTCTTTGTGCTGGAGATCTGGAAGGCCTGTTTTGTGGGCCTCATCGAGTCCCCAGAGGGCACGGAGGAGCTGAAGTGGACGGCCTTCACTTTCCTGAAGGTAGGGCCCAGCCCCGCCGCAAGTGCAATGCTCCGAGCCCaggcctgctgctgccttttccccGCACGCCTGACCCCTGCTGAGCGCCGAACCCTGGCAGGGCAATTAGTTCTCCGGTCCCCCCATGTGCCCCTTGGGGTCCCCCCTTGGCCCAGCTGAGCCCGTGGCAGCCTTCCTGCAACCCACTGAGCATCAGCTTTGCTGTCCAGTGCTTCTTTTTAGCTCAGCCCCACTTTGTTTTGCAGAGTGGCTTTTCTGGGATGTTGTGGGGGAAACTGTGGCCTTTGAAGGATGTCACAGCAGCCTTGGGGCTGAAGCTCCCGCGGCTCAGCAGTGGGCAGCCCCGGAGCAGTctgcttcattgcccttctttgtaCTGGACAAAAGGGATCTGCGTGTAATTTTAGGCCTGACACATGCTCTGGCCTGTGCTGGGCTCGTCTGCAGCCTCAGTCCTCTGCCCAGCTGTTGAGAGGTGGCCATGCTCTGCGCCTCCCCGTGACAGTGGCAGGACCCTgcagaggggaggtggggggataAAGTCCCCTGGGTGCATGGGCTGCTCCAGAAATGCTCCTTtccctgggctgggagagcagctgcTTGCAGGCGTGTTTCACGTGGGCTCCTGTTGCCTGTGTCGCTGGGAGGTCCTGGGTGCAGAATGGGGTCTGTCTCTGTCAGTCTCATCCGTGCCTCGTGTCTTTCAGATCCCCCAGGTCCTGGTTAAACTCAAGAAGTATCCCCAAGGGGAGAAGGTGAGTCTCGAGGGCCTTTGATTGGAGCTGTTCACTTCATTGTGTGCGTGAGCGAGCTGCGTTTGTCACAGTGGTGCTGGTGCCTGACCAAATCTGTGCAGGGGTGGCTGGGGTAGGAAACAGGCTATGTCCCAAAAACCTTCCTCTAACGGACAGGGCGGTGTGGGAGGGGAAGGTGGGCTTGTGTCAGCAGTGCTCCGAGCTGAGTGCTTGGCTTTGTGCATGGCAGGACTTCACCGAGGATGTGAACTGTGCCTTCGAGTTCCTGCTGAAGCTGACCCCTCTGCTCGACAAAGCAGATCAGCGATGCAAGTGAGTGCTCGCCATGTCTGGGGCTGACCTGCAGCACTGTGAGGCTGTGGCCAGTCTGTGCCATCCTCTCTGTGGGGAGCTGTGATACAGGGTGCTGGGGTAGCTCCTGGCAAGACTTTTTTAGTTTCTGATCCAATTCCTTCTTCCTGAGGACCTGGTGCTGCCAAATGAGCAAGGCAGCGAGTGTCTGACAGCTGATTGATGTGTTGACGATGCTGTGTGATATCTGGAGCTGCTTTTGGCCCTGCAGTGCCCTCAGATGGGTgggagcagggccaggagggCAACCCATGAGTCCCCCTGTCCTGTGGCACTGCTTGGGGCAGCAGGAATGCTGTCCCTCAGGCTCGtgctctcctctctctttcagCTGCGACTGCATGAATCTACTCCTGCAGGAGTGCAGCAAGCAGGGGCTGCTTTCGGAGGCCAACACGACCAATCTGATTGCCAAACGGTACAGCCCCCTCAGAACTGGGTAACCAAGTGGGGTTGGAGCACCTCGTCTTGCTGTTTGTCTTTGGGGGGAAGCATAAAGGACCAGCTGTGATGCcgctggctgtcctgcagctgggacacTGTGGCCTGGAGGGACGAGGCTTTGCTTTTGGTTGACAGTACAGTCGAAGCCTGTCCTCTCAAGAGTGGCAGCTCGTGGTGGCCCGAGGCGGTGGCCTTCCCTCAGGGGTGCCGATGGTGGAGGTGGGTGGGAGGTGGCTGAGCATGGGGACGAGTGAGGCAGGGCGACAAATTCCTGCTCACTGGCCCTTCTTTGCGCATCCACCAGGACGGCGGACAGAGAACACGCTCCACGCTTGAAATCGGCAGAGAATGCCAACATCCAGCCAAACCCGGGGCTCATCCTGAGGGCCGAGCCGACTGTCACCAACATCCTGAAGGTGAGTCCCCTCCTGCATCCCTGCTGGGCAGGCTGGTCTCAGCCCCAGAGTCTGTTTCCAGTAATGGTCTCACCAGGCAGCCAGGGTGGTTGGGAGGTGCCTGATCTCACCCTGCGCTGGGGTAGAGGAGTGGAGGAATCACTCCCAGCCTTGCTGCTCTGCCGTGGAGACCAGGAGCTCCGCTCCTCCTTCCCAGGAAGCCAGAGGAGTCATCAGGTGGCACGTTGTTGTCAGTGCCAGCAGCCCGagcccagccagctctgcccgTCCTGCTCTGAGCCGCTTCCCTGTGTGCATCTCACCTGGTCCCCAGGGACTACCCCCGTCCCTGCACCACCCTGGCTGCCTCGCCGCCGCTGAGCGCGAGAGGATGTCGTGCTGCCCTGGTGTGCTGCGGCTCTCCCCTGCGCCGTGCCCTGCAGTGCCTGGGGCACGGAGGGCTCCATCCCCACCCACCCGAGCGGGTCCCTGCTCACCCCGAGGCCCCATGGGACGGCTCTGGCAGCCAATCAACTCTGCCCCCATGGCTGGAGTTTTACTGCTGTTCTGTAGCACACATTCCCCatgacttttctttcctcttttttttttgtagaccATGGATGCAGATCACTCCAAGTCCCCTGAGGGCTTGCTGGGGGTCTTGGGTCACATGCTGTCTGGAAAGAGCCTGGacttgctgctggcagcagcagcagcgacgGGCAAGCTGAAATCTTTTGCTCGGAAGTTCATCAAGTGAGTGTGCACCTCGATAACACTGTCCCTGGTGACCAGCGGGGCTGGGGTGAGGGGACAGACCCCGAAGCTCTCCCTCAGACGGCGCTGGGTGTGCCTCTGGCCCAGTGTCTCTGCAGCACTGGAtccagcagagccctggggagggctggtATCTCAGGGACACTGCACCTAGCAGCACCCCTTctcctttgcttctgtgtgaaCAGGACAAAGAATCGAAGTCAGGTTGGTTTAAGGGTATTAAAGTGAAGGCACTGGGTCAGCCTCGGATGCAGGGCGCTCGCTGTGTGCGCCTTCAGTCCCCAGACGCCTGCGTCCTGGTTAGAGCACATGCACCAGCACGCCTGGGGCTGCGTGATGTGTTTCCTTGAGCAGGGAGGCCTGAGGCAGCTCAAACCGCGCCAGCCTGGCTGGGTGCGCGGCCCTGCCGTGCTCGCTGCATCTGGGGGTTCGTGCCCCTGCCATATGGAGAGCACCGTGCTCGGAAATCCCCACGTAGCCGGGCAGAGCCGGCTCTGGCGAGAGGACGCGCTCAAATGCCGGGCTGACTGGGTGTGGGGAAAAGCAGCGTTGCTGGACCTGTTTTGCTGCaggggagcaaggggaggaggcGGCTCACCTCTGCTGTGTGGAGGGTGTCTGCGGAGCCGGGCCCTGCCCACTCCCCTTCTCCGTGCGGGGCACAGAGCTGGGCGCTAGGATAGGGCGCAGGAAGGGGTCTgcgggcaggggcagcccccCCGCCTGTCTCGGGGATGGGAAGAGGCCTGTTTCACGTGATGATAACGCTTCACTGTGGCTCTCTCTGCCCCCTCTAGGCTGAACGAATTCACGAGGCACTTCAATGGAGAAAGCTGTAAGTGCGTGCGCATCCGTGTGCGGGGTGGTTTGAGCTGCGTTCCCCTCACTGCCACGTGCTGGGACGCCGCAGAGCCCGGCCGGATTAAGCTGGGACTAGCCGTGGCGCCAGAGCGAGCCTAGTTGTGCCGGGCCCGGCTAGGGGCTGCCGGCAGGGAGCCTGGCACAGGGGCACGTGGCTGGGTGCCAGTGGGGATCTGGGCtgccgggcaccccctgccctcacGCGTGGCACATGCATGTACTTCCCAACTGTGGGGAAGAGCTCCTTCTCCCCGGCCCAGCCCGTGGGGCCCCTTGGGGCTGGCCCTGCCCCGGCTCCCTCCCTGGAAGGGGTGATGTGTCAGCACAGAGCCCGAGATAAGGACTCTGACTGCATTTGCATGTGATGAAACTTGCTGAGTGCTCTGACCTTCCATGGCACGGGGGGAGCCCTGGGATGTGCTGGAGCTACTGAACGGGAGGCCAAATCTGCTTTTGAGGGCTCAAGCAGAGGCGGATGGCGTGGAGGGAGGCATGTGGCACATTGCCTGGAGCCCTTTTTCACGCACAGCACTTGGGGGTTagaaaagctgcctggaggaagcAGGGTCCTGGTCCCCAAGTTCAcagggctcctgcctgcctccttGTGCTGAGGCTGGAGATCCTCAAGCTTTTGTTTGTCCTCCCTCAGCCAAAGCAGCCTCGGTTCGGGCCCTGCTCTTTGACATCTCGTTCCTCATGCTGTGCCATGTGGCCCAGACCTACGGCTCGGAGGTAAGCATCCTCCGAGGGGATGGGGCTCTGACCTGGCGAGCGCAGCCCGTATGCTGCAGCCTTCCAGCCTCCTCTAGTGGCCAGCCTGCCACCAtccccacagccaccctgcTGCGTGGGGTAAAGCACCCAGCGCCGTTCATCTGATGCGGGTAGAAATCCATCCCTGCAGGGTCTGTCAGCGCCAGGCGATGGAGCAGGGGGTGGCTGCAGCCTCCCTGAGGGCTTTGGTTGTGTTCCCTTTGCAGTACCGTGGTATCGGTGGGAATGCTGCCTCCGCACCCTCTCCGGGCTGGCTCTGATCTCACCGGCCTTTTCCCAGCATTGCCCCTCTGGTTTGGgactggctggctggggaggggccCATGCAGCCAGGCTGAGCGTCAGCCCTCCCCCATGAGAGGAGGAACTTGCAGCCCCGCTCAGGAAACAGCACTTCGGTTGCATGAAAATTTTCCAGGTTTCGACATCTGTGTGTGTTGGGAGACAAAAACGATACCGAAACACCGGGAACATGGAGAGGGAGCAAAAGGCGGGTGGGAGGGGGCCTGCCCGGCCGGCcctggggagcggggagggggagtcctggctggaggcagcttGGAGCGGACGTGCCCGGGGCTGTCTGATGAAGTCTTatcccccggcccggcccagaGCGACTTTCCtgaccagctgctgctgaacagaTGTGCAAAACTTTTTTTGATGAAAATAGCGTCCCTTGGGTGATGGTGGGCTGAAGGGAGGAAGCAGCGTGCGGGATTCCCAGCTCCTGTCTCCCCCCGGGAGCCCTTCcagctggctgccagctgggctGTGCGCCCCGACCCCGGGCTCTGTGCCCCGACCCCATGGAGCCATGGGCCAGCCGGTGCTGGGGACCCTGAGCACGGCTCGGCGGGCAGGGGACGGGTGGCCTTTTCTGAGCAGGACACGGAGACCCCGCTGCCACACCCGCAGCCCCTGGGGCCGATCCTGTCCTGGCAGCTCCCCGAAGGGAGCTGTTGGAGCGCTGCTCTGAGATGGGCTGTGGTCCCCCGGGGCGTCCTCTGGTAGAGGTGGGAAACCGCAGCCCGCAAACCAGTGCCTTACTGGGGGCTGCCCAGTGCCTGCCTCCACGTgcaggccacagggcggcgcTGTTCCCCCAGCCATGAGCTccccggggtgggggtccccagcagGGTCCCTGCGGGATGCAGGCCACATGGCAGACCCTGTGCTGCTTCCCTTCCAGGTGATCCTGTCGGAGTTGAGCCCGCCGGGTGAGGTGCCCTTCTTTGAGACCTGGATGCTGACCTGCATGCCCGAGGAGGGGAAGATCCTCAACCCCGACCACCCCTGCTTCCGCCCTGACTCTACCAAGGTGGAGGCCCTGGTTGCCCTCCTCAACAACTCCTCTGAGATGAAGCTAGTGTAAGAGCTCagcctgcacccctgccctgTCACGCCGGGGCAGACTGGGAGGGGAGGACCCAtcttccccagccccatggcccctcTGAATGTGTGCCTGAAGCCCCCCCACTCTTCCCCATCAGGCAGATGAAGTGGCACGAGGCATGCCTGAGCATCTCGGCCGCCATCCTGGAGATCCTCAATGCCTGGGAGAACAGCGTCCTCACCTTTGAGTCGATCCAGGTGGGCCTGGTGGGAGGATGGTgtggggcagagcggggcaCTGGCGCTGCGCTGTGTCCTGAGGAGGGGCCAAGGCTTGAGCAGGGCAGGGGTCCCCTCTCTGCCCTGAATGTTCCTGCAGCCACTGTGGAACTCGCTGGCTCTTTCATGTCCTGGGTGGGGAACTGACATGGCTCCAGCCCCTTGATGCTGCCCTGAACCGCCCTGTTGGTGAcagtggggctggcaggggcatGTTCACCCCATGGAGGAGAGAAGGGCTTGGAGCCTGCAGTTGCAGCTCACAGCCCCGGGAGGTGATGCTGAGATAAAGCCTCTCCATCCACACTGTGCTTATCTACCTCCACTCCCCTCTCCTAGAAAATCACAGACAACATCAAGGGGAAGGTGTGCAGCATGGCGGTGTGCGCGGTGGCCTGGCTGGTGGCCCACGTCCGCATGCTGGGCTTGGATGAGCGGGAGAAGTCCCTGCAGATGATCCGGCAGCTGGCCACCCCGCTGTACAGCGAGAACACGCTGCAGTTCTACAACGAGCGGTGAGTTCCAGTGTGCCAGGCCCTGCGCCGTGCCGTCTCCTGCCCTTCTTCCACTTGCTGGGCCCTGCGTGACCCTgtcttttctctgctgcagtgtgGTGATCATGAGCTCCATCCTAGAGCACATGTGTGCGGACGTCCTGCAGCAGACAGCTGCACAGATCAAGTTCCCCTCCACGGGCATGGACACCATCCCCTATTGGAACCTGCTGCCTCCCAAGAAGCCCATCAAGGAGGTGCTGACGAGCGTGTTCACCAAGGTGCTGGAGAAGGGCTGGGTTGACAGCCACTCCATCCACATCTTCGACACCCTGCTGCACATGGGGGGTGTCTACTGGTTCTGCAACAACCTGGTCAAGGTACGGGGTAGAGGAGGGAGGTGGCTGTGACCCCCAGTGCCGTGGCTGGGTGTTGAGCCCGGGACTGCTGGGTCTGGCCcatgctcctgctgcccaggaGTCCTGGTTGTGGCTGGCCTGGCTGCTGTCAGAGCCCTGGGCGCTGGAGGCGAGCGGGGCAGGCCCAGCCGTGCCCGTGCTTCCCTCAGCCCTGCCCTGCGCCTCgcaggagctgctgaaggagaCGCGGAAGGAGCACACGCTGCGGGCCGTGGAGCTGCTCTATGCCATCTTCTGCCTGGACATGCAGCAGCTGACGCTAACCCTGCTGGGCCACATCCTGCCCAACCTGCTGACCGACTCCTCCAAGTGGCACACCCTCATGGACCCGCCGGGAAAGGCCCTGGCCAAGTAAGACCCCGGACCTGCAGGCACCCTCTCCTTTGGGGCGAGTGGGCCTCTTTGTGGAGACAGGGAGATGCTTTGTGCTGGGACAGGGGTCCCAGCTGCCTGGTTCCCACCCTGGCCCTGGCACAGTGCTGACAGGAGCAGACACGCTGGTGTCCTGAACCCCGTTCCCTGCTGCCTCTCACTGAGGAGGGAGCTGCTATATCCCGTCCCGGCGCAcactctgagctctgctgccttcccttGCTCATGCAATGTCATCCGGGTGGGCTGGCAGCACCTCGCAGTGTCCCTGCTCTGTCCCCAGGCTCTCCGTCTGGTGTGCCCTGAGCTCCTACTCCTCCCACAACAAGGGCCAGGCGTCCGCCAGGCAGAAGAAGAGGCACCGAGAGGATATTGAGGTGTGTCCGGTGTGGAGCAGGGTTTGGTTGGAGGCTCTCTGTGTGCGAGAGCAGGCAGTGTCTGTGGGAGGGGATGGTGGCAGGAGGAGTGGGTAGCTGAGACCGGGCTCCCTACCTGGGTTCTCTGGGTTGTCTGAGGTCCTTTGACTTTAAAAGATGGGggtttcccttctcttttctggGAGCTGTAATGAGACGGTCCATACGTGGTTGGCCCAGGCTGAGATGCTCTGGGTGAGCAGAGATCGTAGTCTtgggccatggggctggtgcAGAGCCCAGGGTGGGTCATCAGCCCCAGGGAGAGGGGGCAGGGTCCCCCCTCAgagaggggctggtggggctgaACCCCCTCTGCCCCCGCCAGGATTACATCAGCCTGTTCCCGCTGGACGACACGCAGCCCTCCAAGCTCATGCGCCTGCTGAGCTCCAATGAGGAAGACGCCAACGTCCTCTCCAGCCCCAGTAAGTGCAGGCGGGGAGGGCAGCTCGTGGGGACGGCACCGTCCTGCCTCGCTGCTCGTTTCTGGGTGTGGAATATGTATTGGCACAAAAACACTTCTCTTCCCAAGCTGGCCAGGTGAAGATTTAGAATGCTCAAGTGTGTGTTGCTGAGTTACCCTGGAGCTTTTGCACTTAGAAAAGGTCAAGCTCTTTATCTGTCTGATCAGAACAACTTGGGAAAGGTGATGAGGTTACACCTTCCCTCCGTGACGTTGCCGCCCAACCCCGTGCATCACACACAAGGGGCTCAGGGAGATTTTATTAGAGCCTTGTCACCCCCAGCCAGTCTGCGTGGGACTGAAGAGCTGATGTGCTGCAGCAAGAGCGGCAGGAGGTGACGTTCCTGATGTCTGTGGCTAAATCCTGAAATTCCACTGTTGTTAACAAGGCAGAGAGCGGAGCTGATGAGTCCTACAGTCATGTCTATCCCCGCAGCGCGGTACCGTGGGTTGCAACAGCTCCGGCAGGACGTGCTGGGGGGTGTCCGTGTCCTCCTGCCGCGGCAGGGTGCTGTCACGGCTCCCACATATGTTGTCTGGACTAATGGGCAGTGAGTCAGGATGTTCCTTGGTCATTGTTTCTCCTGATACCCTTATCCTAAGTTACTCTTTACTTATTAGTTTTCAACACATCCATCAACctgtggtttttgttggtttcatTACTGTTGAAATATGgggttttccctttcttttt
This genomic window contains:
- the MED24 gene encoding mediator of RNA polymerase II transcription subunit 24; translation: MKVVNLKQAILQAWKERWSDYQWAINMKRFFPRGATWDILNLAEALLEQAMIGPSPNPLILSYLKYAISSQMVSYSTVLTAISKFDDFSRDLCVQSLLEIMDMFCDRLSCHGKAEECIGLCRALMSALNWLLRCAAFYAEKVKETLEQVAAESQLKMCLERLQKMLSSTKNRALIHIAKLEEASSWSAVEQSLVKLGENLNSLSNSPLRSHADDCISLIKSIPTMLSVHSEQLNKVGFPTVHAVVLLEGTMNLTGETQPLVEQLMMVKRMQHIPSPLFVLEIWKACFVGLIESPEGTEELKWTAFTFLKIPQVLVKLKKYPQGEKDFTEDVNCAFEFLLKLTPLLDKADQRCNCDCMNLLLQECSKQGLLSEANTTNLIAKRTADREHAPRLKSAENANIQPNPGLILRAEPTVTNILKTMDADHSKSPEGLLGVLGHMLSGKSLDLLLAAAAATGKLKSFARKFIKLNEFTRHFNGESSKAASVRALLFDISFLMLCHVAQTYGSEVILSELSPPGEVPFFETWMLTCMPEEGKILNPDHPCFRPDSTKVEALVALLNNSSEMKLVQMKWHEACLSISAAILEILNAWENSVLTFESIQKITDNIKGKVCSMAVCAVAWLVAHVRMLGLDEREKSLQMIRQLATPLYSENTLQFYNERVVIMSSILEHMCADVLQQTAAQIKFPSTGMDTIPYWNLLPPKKPIKEVLTSVFTKVLEKGWVDSHSIHIFDTLLHMGGVYWFCNNLVKELLKETRKEHTLRAVELLYAIFCLDMQQLTLTLLGHILPNLLTDSSKWHTLMDPPGKALAKLSVWCALSSYSSHNKGQASARQKKRHREDIEDYISLFPLDDTQPSKLMRLLSSNEEDANVLSSPNRSMSTSLSASQLHTVSMRDPLNRVLANLFLLISSILGAKTAGTHTQFVQWFMEECVDCLEQGSRGSILQFMPFTMVSELVKVSTMSSPKIVLAITDLSLPLGRRVAAKAIAAL